In the genome of Pseudomonas sp. HS6, one region contains:
- a CDS encoding NEL-type E3 ubiquitin ligase domain-containing protein, whose translation MPDKSANGSRVSVTRSIHGDFLEKSIPDWLLAATPERRMALKGAERPVPDWYRKASPQQRKAVDDSHVASFKAQSGLDKAMDWLQDIDTFAAPLLSKALKEQFNVEPDVNKTFLLLRKPLEISLFGIDIGHFDVMNLPLLQAALHNFEASECENGAFHETSGFEVEGAMPGSRQRLTISLTVGQFTSLCRSLDIGAKFQDYLKKHLHPEDSVSEAVLREKFSAAQKTALRAAAERALLQKDIEPRDYTSIMELIAGNPQPSQGRKQIWLCDLSLMGRRTTGCVWFSICEEYRYANERLIYIPNDPEHPLKRYSDKELDELFKQRFTARHGLVPDDPAPTDYQRFFSRFMDYADLPRYFSEFNHDAPHKTFVQTIAPYAPLLNSLLKGSSPFAGVLGVKELPPPSPIRQVPNEAPWLRPRGLSQKGRGLWGKNIELWGYLFDRYREKLIDDARSHAVPTADVDARVRSEKFAVLLNIGMLALTAVSMFVPVLGEIMMVVTLSPLLSEAFAGTIEWAEGNRKVASRHLIDVAENLLVLALTAGAAKGMAKMVPLKAEPVIEDLHSVRLPNGSTRLWRASLSGYESPVPFNSDVVHNASGQFELNGKHYIRLDGRSYEQFYDTNVLRWRIRHPTDSEAYQPLLNHNGAGAWRYVQERPLTWDRLALMRRMGPIAEAYSDEQLLRIADVSGMSDGALRKMHLDNAMPPPQLMEAIRLFDVDRSVGQVIKQVASGQAIDGRYLYTLPLVTELPRWPSGRLLEFFENDNLSGVSVKYGSERLAPGTKLKPPIRLSRSDALSGELPARILAALDETEVTRLLGGEPARVRDTRPMELRKQLADLARTRRPALFESLYKGTEPASAHVIKLQRAIPGLSEPAAQRVLAQASPEEISRLDGTHRIPLSLQEQGRWYAREGRLTRAYAGLYGENMALPDSARLALHALEKLPGWPDDLRLEVRERGIEGRLLDGIGSETAKVRKYLVKRGPYYQAFNARGETLNSISAHGDDFYRSIMHALPDEARRSLGIPEVGRNADLQREIIDYAIDHRSESQQLLQDADAPNVWFRPPQRISADLAGYRASGSTGELAPSLVARVRDVYPALTDEQARGVILEQWRSGKNDQQIHHLLNNLMREWESLEATLDNWLASPAVGGLISPYGSRYVAESIKTCWRNAPLAALGGEFRGLNIITQRPLPELPADFSHVRNMLLMGPDTARLLKHFPNVRTLHMSAHETEVDGLLDALKPLRQLTDLDLSIPSSQRLSSRLGELPSLESLNLVVTGSGDQAGTTHVLDVSGLRNLRRLGVADDGMRDWPRGVLDLPYLQRLYLQRTRIASVPAGFYGGHEPLLSGLTLDWSLFSSENFRPVFEFFRQQPQRAGDLDAMLNDYCRGQLKRFGGRLPGFYEGLLDPFVAQWPGIQERFDAMQALNTQYAELERLDGWIGNPSDIFHGGYVRSAVAEAIRTNWRAGLLQRYGATTGNRFNTFAAGQAPVLELTGIAVDSFPSLPAAGFSHVTKLRLNGFRAPAPQIEGFLRTFGNVQSLELSECNLTGLPLQPGDLTALEHLSLRDNPLSALDVGALTRLRSLDLRSTYLTQWPAGTEQLSQLTWLDLRNTRIDTLSTAELAQDELLVNTNLTGTPLTPLAEADLAAARQRIEQARGLEGGTLARFSLEAVPNEFPPRETGSLVMSRLLSLPPETGAAEESFALRLQRIVPDYSEEQARQMIGQMRDAAMTDLQIAARLEDWAHLSETLIRRLNSWSCIREARGEGWVVSSRTRSLAAHRILACWREGLLGRSGGPGSELNLDGLQLGDLPRLPVEFGHVRELNLTGVRMSEQGSNGFLAAFPNLSTLNLSGQALQAVPEAIAGMTGLQRLELSSLGLADSVSLYFTLAPLEHLQWLDLSHNLLQEFNAELFEELQRLDLRNNHLADLPAGVLETRSLSALNLSGNDIFSIPLRALDGTHETLMQGTDLSDNYHLSLETLEALRDYAQARNLDPVLGIPRDRVQWMIDGYASETESETITDTQSVGLSDDESDEENPDLFEQDVSPQMEPWLERGIPEDANDHRAIWHRLAAEPGNGDFFHLLERMRDTLEFRLHRADLIRRTWTLLEAADRFSELRQTLFAMARTHTTCIDGRTLAFSEIEVKVFEYNTLLEVEPGLEQKGRALLNLSRQLFRLEQVEKIAAEAIHGRLDPAEVRLQYRIGLTGGWPDGLTLPGQPRSMAFGRPVSGNTLVQARERVLETERSDRFYEDLIGRRYWVEYLNEKYPQAFEALERRAAERHGEVEGQFEGLDSSAYHEALNTLAIEKDTALNVKLIELSRLEAGENTSTVKDSNHPGTSKGVTGHSDS comes from the coding sequence ATGCCTGACAAATCCGCCAATGGGAGCCGAGTCTCGGTTACCCGCAGCATCCACGGTGACTTTCTTGAAAAAAGCATTCCCGACTGGCTGCTCGCCGCTACGCCCGAGCGCCGAATGGCACTTAAAGGTGCCGAAAGACCTGTGCCCGATTGGTATCGAAAGGCTTCCCCGCAGCAACGCAAGGCCGTTGACGACAGTCATGTCGCAAGCTTCAAGGCCCAGTCCGGGCTGGACAAGGCCATGGACTGGTTGCAGGACATCGATACTTTCGCCGCGCCACTGCTGAGCAAGGCCTTGAAAGAACAGTTCAATGTCGAGCCGGACGTCAACAAGACCTTTCTGTTGCTGAGAAAACCTCTGGAGATCAGTCTTTTCGGCATCGATATCGGCCATTTCGATGTCATGAATCTGCCGCTGTTGCAGGCGGCGCTGCATAACTTCGAGGCATCGGAATGCGAAAACGGGGCCTTCCATGAAACCTCCGGGTTCGAGGTAGAAGGAGCCATGCCCGGTTCTCGGCAAAGGCTCACGATCTCGTTGACGGTCGGACAGTTCACGAGCCTGTGCCGGTCGCTGGACATCGGCGCGAAGTTTCAGGATTACTTGAAGAAGCATTTGCACCCCGAAGACAGCGTGTCCGAGGCTGTGTTGCGGGAGAAATTCTCCGCTGCGCAGAAGACAGCCCTGCGAGCGGCGGCAGAGCGGGCACTGCTGCAAAAGGATATTGAACCCAGGGACTACACCTCGATCATGGAGTTGATCGCAGGAAATCCTCAGCCGAGCCAGGGCCGCAAGCAGATCTGGCTCTGCGATCTGAGCCTGATGGGGCGAAGGACCACCGGGTGTGTCTGGTTTTCCATCTGCGAGGAGTATCGATACGCCAACGAGCGCCTCATTTACATCCCCAATGATCCTGAGCACCCGCTCAAACGCTACAGCGACAAGGAGCTGGATGAGCTGTTCAAGCAGCGTTTCACCGCCCGCCATGGTCTGGTTCCCGATGATCCGGCGCCGACGGATTACCAGCGCTTTTTCAGTCGGTTCATGGACTACGCGGACCTTCCCCGTTACTTCTCCGAGTTCAACCATGACGCCCCGCACAAGACGTTCGTCCAGACCATCGCCCCCTACGCGCCATTGCTCAATAGCTTGCTCAAAGGCAGCAGTCCATTCGCCGGGGTCCTGGGAGTAAAGGAGTTACCACCGCCGTCCCCGATTCGGCAGGTGCCTAACGAGGCCCCTTGGTTGCGACCGCGAGGTCTGTCGCAAAAAGGCCGGGGTCTCTGGGGAAAGAACATCGAGCTGTGGGGGTATCTGTTCGACCGGTATCGCGAAAAATTGATCGATGATGCCCGCAGCCATGCGGTGCCCACAGCGGACGTTGATGCCAGGGTGCGCTCGGAAAAGTTCGCAGTGTTGCTGAACATCGGCATGCTGGCGCTGACCGCGGTTTCGATGTTCGTTCCGGTGTTGGGGGAAATCATGATGGTGGTGACGCTCTCCCCGTTGTTGTCCGAGGCCTTCGCAGGGACGATCGAGTGGGCCGAGGGCAATCGCAAGGTTGCCAGCCGGCACTTGATCGATGTTGCCGAAAATCTCCTGGTGCTTGCGTTGACTGCCGGTGCGGCCAAAGGAATGGCCAAAATGGTCCCGTTGAAAGCCGAGCCGGTGATCGAGGACCTGCATTCGGTCCGGTTACCCAATGGCTCGACCCGCCTGTGGCGTGCCAGCCTGAGCGGTTATGAGTCTCCCGTGCCCTTCAATTCCGACGTCGTACACAACGCCAGTGGGCAATTCGAATTGAACGGCAAACACTACATCCGGCTCGATGGCCGTAGCTATGAGCAGTTCTACGATACGAACGTGTTGCGCTGGCGCATCAGGCACCCCACCGATTCAGAAGCCTATCAACCCCTTCTGAACCACAACGGTGCCGGCGCCTGGCGTTACGTTCAGGAGCGCCCGCTGACCTGGGATCGTCTGGCACTGATGCGGCGAATGGGGCCGATTGCAGAGGCTTATTCCGACGAACAACTGCTCAGGATTGCCGATGTCAGTGGCATGAGCGACGGCGCGCTGCGCAAGATGCATCTGGATAATGCGATGCCGCCTCCTCAACTGATGGAAGCCATTCGATTGTTCGACGTTGACCGAAGCGTCGGGCAGGTGATCAAACAAGTGGCGAGCGGACAAGCAATCGACGGGCGCTATCTTTACACCCTGCCTCTGGTCACCGAACTGCCGCGCTGGCCCTCCGGCCGCCTGCTGGAATTTTTTGAAAACGACAATCTGTCAGGGGTGTCGGTCAAGTACGGCTCGGAGCGCCTGGCGCCGGGGACAAAGCTGAAACCGCCGATTCGCCTGAGCCGCTCCGATGCGCTGAGTGGTGAGTTGCCTGCGCGTATTCTGGCGGCACTCGATGAGACCGAGGTCACTCGTCTGTTGGGTGGCGAGCCGGCAAGGGTAAGGGACACCCGTCCGATGGAGCTTCGCAAGCAACTTGCCGATCTGGCCCGGACCCGTCGCCCTGCGTTGTTTGAAAGCCTTTACAAGGGAACGGAGCCGGCGAGCGCGCATGTCATCAAGTTACAACGAGCGATACCCGGTCTGAGTGAACCGGCGGCGCAACGGGTCCTGGCTCAGGCCAGCCCCGAGGAAATCTCCCGACTGGACGGTACGCATCGTATTCCGCTGTCCTTGCAGGAGCAGGGGCGCTGGTATGCGCGGGAGGGGCGTCTGACTCGTGCCTATGCCGGTCTCTACGGTGAAAATATGGCACTCCCCGACAGTGCTCGCCTGGCGTTGCATGCGCTGGAAAAACTGCCGGGCTGGCCAGACGACTTACGCCTTGAGGTGCGCGAACGCGGGATCGAAGGACGGTTGCTCGATGGCATTGGTAGCGAGACTGCCAAGGTTCGGAAATATCTGGTCAAGCGCGGTCCTTACTATCAGGCGTTCAATGCGCGTGGTGAAACGCTCAATTCGATATCTGCCCACGGCGACGATTTCTATAGATCGATCATGCACGCCTTGCCTGATGAGGCACGCCGTTCTCTGGGAATACCGGAAGTGGGTCGCAATGCCGATCTGCAACGCGAGATCATCGATTACGCCATCGACCATCGCAGTGAATCGCAGCAGTTATTGCAAGATGCCGATGCACCCAACGTCTGGTTCAGGCCGCCGCAGCGTATTTCTGCGGACCTTGCGGGTTACCGCGCCAGCGGTTCGACCGGTGAACTTGCGCCTTCGCTGGTCGCGCGGGTTCGGGATGTATACCCCGCACTGACCGACGAGCAGGCGCGGGGGGTTATCCTCGAACAATGGCGCTCGGGCAAAAACGATCAGCAGATCCATCATCTGCTCAATAACCTGATGCGTGAGTGGGAGAGCCTGGAGGCGACGCTCGATAACTGGTTGGCATCGCCTGCAGTCGGCGGGCTGATTTCCCCCTACGGTTCCCGCTATGTTGCCGAGAGCATAAAGACTTGCTGGCGCAACGCACCATTGGCCGCCCTGGGGGGAGAATTTCGAGGCCTCAACATTATTACTCAGCGGCCTTTGCCAGAGTTGCCGGCCGATTTTTCCCATGTCCGCAACATGCTACTGATGGGGCCGGACACGGCTCGATTGCTGAAGCATTTTCCAAACGTCAGAACACTGCATATGTCGGCGCACGAGACTGAAGTCGACGGCCTCCTTGATGCGTTGAAACCGTTGCGACAACTCACGGATCTCGATCTCTCCATCCCGTCTTCCCAGCGTCTGTCCTCGAGGCTGGGCGAACTGCCAAGCCTCGAAAGCCTGAATCTGGTGGTGACCGGCAGTGGCGATCAGGCGGGCACCACTCATGTCCTGGACGTCAGCGGCCTGCGCAACTTGCGCAGGTTGGGGGTGGCGGACGACGGCATGCGCGACTGGCCTCGGGGCGTCCTCGATCTGCCATATCTGCAACGGCTGTATCTTCAGCGCACACGGATTGCCAGTGTGCCTGCCGGCTTCTATGGCGGGCATGAGCCCTTGTTGAGTGGGCTGACCCTGGACTGGTCGCTGTTCTCTTCGGAAAATTTCCGGCCGGTCTTCGAATTCTTCAGGCAGCAGCCACAGCGCGCAGGCGACCTGGACGCCATGCTCAACGACTACTGTCGCGGGCAACTCAAACGCTTTGGCGGCAGGCTCCCGGGGTTTTATGAGGGCTTGCTCGATCCTTTCGTTGCGCAGTGGCCAGGGATCCAGGAACGATTCGATGCAATGCAAGCGTTGAATACCCAGTACGCGGAGCTTGAGCGTCTCGATGGATGGATCGGTAATCCGTCGGATATTTTCCATGGCGGGTATGTGCGATCAGCAGTAGCGGAGGCTATCAGAACCAACTGGCGCGCCGGGTTGTTACAACGATACGGTGCGACCACGGGCAATCGTTTCAATACCTTTGCCGCAGGCCAGGCGCCGGTCCTCGAACTGACTGGTATTGCGGTGGATTCCTTTCCCTCCCTCCCGGCCGCAGGCTTCAGTCATGTGACCAAACTGCGCTTGAACGGCTTTCGTGCGCCGGCCCCGCAGATAGAGGGTTTTTTGCGTACGTTCGGCAATGTCCAGAGCCTCGAACTGAGCGAATGCAACCTGACCGGGCTGCCGCTGCAACCGGGGGATCTCACAGCGCTCGAGCACTTGAGCCTGCGTGACAATCCTTTGTCAGCGCTGGACGTTGGTGCGCTGACTCGCCTCAGATCACTGGATCTGCGTTCGACGTACCTGACGCAATGGCCGGCGGGCACCGAGCAGCTGTCGCAGCTGACATGGCTGGACCTGCGTAACACCCGGATCGATACGTTGTCCACGGCTGAGCTGGCGCAGGACGAGTTACTGGTCAATACCAATCTGACCGGAACCCCTCTGACTCCACTTGCTGAAGCCGATCTGGCCGCAGCCAGACAGCGCATCGAACAGGCCCGGGGGCTGGAGGGAGGCACGCTGGCCCGGTTTTCCCTCGAGGCTGTTCCGAATGAGTTTCCACCGAGAGAGACCGGCTCGTTGGTGATGAGTCGGTTGCTGTCTCTGCCACCGGAGACCGGCGCAGCGGAAGAATCGTTCGCCTTGCGCCTGCAACGGATAGTCCCCGACTACAGCGAAGAGCAGGCCCGACAAATGATTGGTCAGATGCGCGATGCCGCCATGACCGACCTGCAGATCGCTGCCCGGCTGGAAGACTGGGCCCATCTGTCAGAAACCCTGATCCGCCGGCTCAACAGTTGGTCTTGCATTCGAGAGGCCCGGGGGGAAGGCTGGGTGGTTTCATCGCGGACCCGCAGCCTCGCGGCACACCGTATCCTGGCGTGCTGGCGGGAAGGATTGCTAGGCAGAAGTGGCGGCCCTGGCAGCGAACTCAACCTCGATGGTCTGCAACTGGGGGACTTGCCCCGATTGCCCGTCGAGTTCGGTCATGTCCGCGAGTTGAATCTGACCGGCGTGAGAATGTCCGAACAGGGCTCCAATGGCTTTCTCGCAGCATTCCCCAATCTGTCGACCCTGAATCTCAGCGGCCAGGCCTTGCAGGCCGTGCCGGAAGCGATCGCCGGGATGACCGGGTTGCAGCGGCTGGAGCTGTCGAGTCTGGGTCTTGCCGACTCCGTTTCGCTCTACTTCACGCTAGCTCCTCTGGAACATTTGCAATGGCTGGACTTGAGCCACAACTTGCTGCAGGAGTTCAATGCCGAGCTGTTCGAGGAACTGCAACGGCTGGACCTGCGCAACAATCATTTGGCCGACTTGCCTGCGGGGGTGCTGGAGACGAGATCGCTCAGTGCGCTGAACCTGAGTGGTAATGACATTTTCTCGATTCCGCTACGGGCACTGGATGGAACCCATGAAACCCTGATGCAGGGTACGGACCTGTCGGACAACTACCATCTGTCCCTCGAAACCCTTGAAGCATTGCGCGACTACGCGCAGGCCAGAAACCTAGACCCGGTGCTGGGCATTCCCCGTGATCGGGTGCAGTGGATGATCGATGGTTACGCCAGTGAAACCGAAAGCGAGACGATCACCGATACCCAAAGCGTGGGGCTGAGCGATGATGAGTCCGACGAGGAAAATCCCGATCTGTTTGAACAGGATGTTTCCCCTCAAATGGAGCCCTGGCTGGAGCGAGGCATCCCCGAGGACGCCAATGACCACCGGGCCATATGGCATCGGCTGGCGGCCGAGCCTGGCAATGGCGATTTCTTTCATTTGCTCGAACGGATGAGAGACACCCTGGAGTTCCGACTTCACCGGGCCGATCTCATCCGGCGTACCTGGACCCTTCTGGAAGCGGCAGATCGATTTTCCGAACTGCGCCAGACGCTGTTCGCCATGGCGCGCACCCACACGACCTGTATCGATGGTCGAACACTGGCGTTCAGTGAAATCGAGGTGAAGGTGTTCGAGTACAACACATTGCTGGAGGTCGAGCCCGGGCTTGAACAAAAGGGCCGTGCGCTGTTGAACCTGTCACGCCAGTTGTTCCGTCTGGAGCAAGTCGAGAAAATCGCCGCTGAAGCGATCCATGGGCGCCTCGATCCGGCAGAAGTGCGCCTGCAGTATCGTATCGGTCTGACGGGCGGCTGGCCGGACGGTCTGACGCTGCCCGGTCAACCCCGATCCATGGCGTTCGGCAGGCCCGTCAGCGGAAACACTCTGGTTCAGGCGCGCGAGCGGGTACTTGAAACGGAGCGCAGCGACAGGTTCTACGAGGATCTGATCGGACGTCGATATTGGGTGGAGTACCTCAACGAAAAATACCCGCAGGCATTCGAGGCGCTGGAACGGCGCGCCGCTGAACGGCACGGGGAGGTCGAAGGGCAATTTGAAGGGCTCGATAGCAGCGCCTATCACGAAGCCCTGAACACTCTGGCCATCGAGAAGGACACCGCGCTGAATGTGAAACTCATCGAGTTGTCTCGACTGGAGGCGGGCGAAAATACGTCCACGGTCAAAGATTCGAATCACCCCGGCACGTCGAAGGGCGTGACGGGCCATTCCGATTCGTAA